The following proteins are co-located in the Spirosoma montaniterrae genome:
- a CDS encoding SPOR domain-containing protein — MDDGILANYIMLHEPLTREGAQRHISLFVNELRQQVQQTGCFDIDGIGMFTQNDEGRLQFEPGLRHNFFGEAYGMNAVEAQLLNRQPAEEPVFDAVPVTTALGPVLVRDEETTLVPYRPARPYWRVAAAALLVGSLGLVSYFSVIKPGQPLQSSLDPAGLLRIPATLASYWSNPRDPNETRKPVVIRPVTPKPAVAVAVTAEATPAPKPVEKPAVTPAPVSKPNVVAAPVVKPASAPVAMAKPVTKPARTGPFFTVIAGSFANKPNALRLRRQLRKVGFADAYIIPPTRRNKLYKVAASGSGNIADALTAADSISTFAKTTAWIMRN; from the coding sequence TTGGACGATGGGATTCTGGCAAACTACATCATGCTGCACGAGCCGCTCACCCGCGAGGGCGCGCAACGGCACATCAGCCTGTTTGTGAATGAGTTGCGGCAACAGGTGCAGCAAACCGGCTGCTTCGACATCGACGGAATCGGCATGTTCACCCAGAACGACGAAGGTCGGTTGCAGTTTGAGCCGGGGCTGCGGCATAATTTTTTCGGCGAAGCCTACGGTATGAACGCGGTAGAAGCCCAGCTATTGAATCGCCAGCCTGCCGAAGAACCCGTGTTCGACGCGGTGCCTGTGACAACGGCCCTCGGCCCGGTGCTGGTGCGCGACGAAGAAACCACGCTGGTGCCCTACCGCCCGGCCCGGCCCTACTGGCGCGTAGCGGCTGCGGCCCTGCTGGTTGGTTCGCTCGGTCTGGTGAGCTATTTCTCGGTCATCAAGCCGGGGCAACCGCTGCAAAGCAGCCTCGACCCGGCGGGTCTGCTGCGCATTCCGGCCACGCTGGCGTCGTACTGGAGCAACCCCCGCGACCCAAACGAGACTCGTAAACCAGTTGTCATTCGCCCCGTAACGCCTAAGCCAGCGGTTGCGGTAGCTGTAACAGCCGAAGCAACACCGGCCCCGAAGCCAGTCGAAAAACCCGCCGTAACGCCCGCGCCAGTCAGCAAACCCAACGTAGTTGCTGCGCCAGTGGTTAAACCCGCATCGGCACCGGTTGCCATGGCAAAACCCGTTACCAAACCGGCTCGGACGGGGCCGTTCTTTACGGTTATTGCCGGTAGTTTCGCCAATAAGCCCAACGCGCTGCGGCTGCGCCGACAACTCCGCAAGGTTGGTTTCGCCGATGCCTATATCATTCCGCCAACGAGAAGAAATAAGTTGTACAAAGTAGCCGCTTCCGGCTCCGGGAATATAGCCGACGCCCTGACAGCCGCCGATTCGATCAGCACTTTCGCCAAAACCACCGCCTGGATTATGCGGAACTGA
- a CDS encoding substrate-binding domain-containing protein, protein MKLQFLFLLLLVACEPPPRTDNTTATDADTVQLSNTEPSPNEEYVMVTTAINLPLYVNHDQAAFRAWGQKTGVRISILGPSDWDVPAQIQTIEQVIGTRPAGLLINGTDPGIAQAINKAVDAGIPTVVYDSEVPGSRAPCFIGSDWYDMGRLQGERMVKLLNGRGKVACLGILGMANQEAGFQGMLDVFKKHPGIQFVGKYDDKGNFETAARTAADILAAHPDLAGFCGFDSQSGPGAGLAVKEAGRAGKLKITTVDAEPEHLKLVREGVIDYLVGQKRELFTWYGAQFLFDMAHGTNRFSANDRRAGIAPIPQAISTGAVEIDRQNIANFRVRN, encoded by the coding sequence ATGAAACTACAATTCCTTTTTCTCCTGCTACTCGTTGCCTGTGAGCCGCCCCCGCGCACAGACAACACAACCGCGACCGACGCGGACACGGTCCAGCTATCGAATACAGAACCATCGCCCAATGAAGAATACGTGATGGTAACGACGGCCATCAACCTGCCGCTCTATGTCAACCACGATCAGGCTGCTTTCCGCGCGTGGGGACAAAAAACGGGTGTTCGCATCAGCATCCTCGGCCCGTCGGACTGGGACGTACCGGCGCAGATTCAGACTATCGAACAGGTCATTGGCACCCGCCCGGCGGGCCTGCTCATCAACGGCACCGACCCCGGCATTGCCCAGGCCATCAACAAAGCCGTCGATGCGGGTATCCCGACGGTGGTGTATGATTCGGAAGTACCCGGTTCGCGTGCGCCCTGCTTCATCGGCAGCGATTGGTACGACATGGGCCGGTTGCAGGGCGAACGCATGGTTAAACTCCTGAATGGCAGGGGAAAAGTGGCCTGTCTGGGTATTCTGGGCATGGCCAATCAGGAAGCTGGTTTTCAGGGAATGCTCGACGTGTTCAAAAAACATCCCGGCATTCAGTTCGTTGGCAAGTACGACGACAAAGGCAATTTTGAAACAGCCGCCCGCACAGCCGCCGACATTCTTGCGGCACACCCCGATCTGGCCGGTTTCTGCGGCTTCGATTCGCAGTCGGGGCCGGGTGCCGGGCTGGCTGTTAAAGAAGCAGGCCGGGCCGGAAAACTGAAAATTACAACCGTCGATGCTGAACCGGAGCACCTTAAACTCGTCCGCGAGGGCGTGATCGATTATTTAGTCGGGCAGAAGCGCGAGCTGTTTACCTGGTACGGCGCGCAGTTTCTGTTCGACATGGCGCACGGCACCAACCGCTTTTCGGCCAACGACCGGCGGGCGGGTATCGCACCCATTCCGCAGGCCATCAGCACGGGCGCGGTAGAAATCGACCGGCAGAACATTGCTAATTTTCGCGTTCGCAACTAA
- a CDS encoding ABC transporter permease translates to MNQPFSINWQNRVVTLGLTIGLLCIITSGVYPATFPTVGNASQILLNLSIDAIVAVGMMILLIGGMFDLSVGSVVALSGGLSGYLMYYHDTNFLVAIGAGLLAALLVGYVNGLLIARAGINPMIQTLAMMGIVRGFALMLSGAGIQNFPYEFIYIGQSKLFKLQAPVWWMLAVLLIFAFLVNRTVFFRRYYYIGGNEKAARLSGIDVDRMKIWAFVISAGLAGLAGILLSSRLGAALSTSGRGLELRVITAVILGGASLSGGQGRIWGAFLGALFMAIVNNVLIISRVSGYWQEVILGLILIVAVGVDQWFVRRSERVLSQRVVKTSLNAENTEI, encoded by the coding sequence ATGAACCAACCTTTTTCGATAAACTGGCAAAACCGCGTCGTCACGCTCGGCCTGACCATTGGGCTGCTGTGTATCATCACGTCGGGGGTGTACCCGGCCACGTTTCCTACGGTCGGCAACGCGTCGCAGATACTGCTGAACCTCTCGATTGATGCCATTGTGGCCGTGGGTATGATGATTCTGCTCATCGGCGGCATGTTCGACCTCTCGGTAGGCTCGGTGGTGGCGTTGTCGGGCGGGTTGTCGGGCTATCTGATGTACTACCACGACACGAATTTTCTGGTAGCAATCGGGGCGGGGCTGCTGGCCGCGCTGCTGGTGGGGTACGTCAACGGGCTGCTGATTGCGCGGGCGGGTATCAACCCCATGATTCAGACGCTGGCGATGATGGGCATCGTGCGGGGATTCGCGCTGATGCTCAGCGGAGCCGGTATCCAGAATTTTCCCTATGAATTTATCTACATCGGCCAATCGAAACTGTTCAAGCTTCAGGCCCCCGTCTGGTGGATGCTGGCCGTGCTGCTGATTTTTGCGTTTCTGGTAAACCGAACGGTCTTTTTCCGGCGATACTACTACATCGGCGGCAACGAAAAAGCGGCCCGGCTGTCGGGCATCGACGTCGACCGGATGAAAATCTGGGCATTCGTTATTTCGGCGGGGCTGGCCGGGCTGGCGGGTATCCTGCTGTCGTCAAGGCTGGGCGCGGCTCTGTCCACGTCGGGGCGTGGGCTGGAGCTGCGCGTGATTACGGCGGTGATTCTGGGCGGGGCGAGTCTGTCGGGTGGTCAGGGGCGCATCTGGGGGGCTTTCCTCGGTGCGCTGTTCATGGCAATTGTCAACAACGTGCTTATTATCAGCCGGGTATCGGGCTACTGGCAGGAGGTAATTCTGGGGCTGATTCTGATTGTCGCCGTCGGGGTAGACCAGTGGTTTGTGCGTCGTTCGGAGCGCGTTCTGAGCCAACGAGTTGTTAAAACGTCTTTAAACGCAGAGAACACAGAGATATAG
- a CDS encoding sugar ABC transporter ATP-binding protein, producing the protein MLIISQISKSFPGVRALSDVSLTVEAGEVHAVCGENGAGKSTLMNLLAGNLQPDTGELIWQGESIRITSPQQARQLGIGIVYQERSLVDTLSVAENLFPDQQPRSRWGLIDYPALHRQTAELLTRLRLTDLRPQTLVGRLSPGQKQMVELAKALATNPKLLILDEPTASITDREIDTLFGIIRDLQHRGVGIIYISHRMAEIARIADRVSVLKDGRMQGTFDARTTPIEQLVRLMVGRDLVTADYQSFATDTVVLEARNLSGRKFHAIDFQLHRGEILGLAGLVGAGRTELAKAIFGEEVITAGQLLKNGQPIAPKHPAEAVALGIAYVPEERKSQGIFAEMSVEENIVVAQQATVWHRTAEAHQTATHFVQQLGIRTPSIRQPVGKLSGGNQQKVVLARWLSLRPDVLLVDEPTHGVDVGAKADIYDLLRRLAANGTAILLISSELPELLRLADRVLVLHEGRLCATLPRADATEETIMYHASGS; encoded by the coding sequence ATGCTGATCATCAGTCAAATATCGAAATCGTTTCCCGGCGTTCGGGCGTTGAGCGATGTCTCGCTGACGGTCGAAGCGGGGGAGGTTCATGCGGTATGTGGCGAAAATGGGGCGGGTAAAAGTACGCTTATGAACCTGCTGGCGGGCAACCTCCAGCCCGATACGGGCGAACTGATCTGGCAGGGTGAGTCGATACGGATCACGTCGCCCCAGCAGGCGCGGCAGTTGGGCATTGGCATTGTGTATCAGGAACGTAGCTTAGTCGATACGCTCAGCGTGGCCGAAAACCTGTTTCCCGACCAGCAGCCCCGCAGCCGCTGGGGGCTGATCGACTACCCGGCCCTGCATCGGCAGACCGCCGAATTGCTCACGCGCCTGCGCCTGACCGACCTGCGCCCGCAAACGCTGGTGGGGCGGCTCTCACCGGGGCAAAAACAGATGGTTGAACTGGCTAAAGCACTGGCAACCAATCCGAAGCTGCTGATTTTAGACGAACCCACGGCTTCGATTACCGATCGCGAAATCGACACGCTGTTTGGCATCATCCGCGATCTGCAACACCGGGGTGTGGGCATAATTTATATTTCGCACCGCATGGCCGAAATTGCCCGGATAGCCGACCGCGTGTCGGTGCTGAAAGATGGCCGGATGCAGGGCACCTTCGATGCCCGCACAACCCCAATCGAACAGTTGGTACGACTGATGGTTGGGCGGGATCTGGTAACGGCTGATTATCAGTCATTCGCGACGGATACGGTTGTGCTCGAAGCCCGGAACCTGAGCGGGCGAAAATTTCATGCTATCGACTTTCAACTGCATCGGGGCGAAATACTGGGTTTGGCCGGGCTGGTTGGGGCGGGACGCACCGAACTGGCGAAAGCTATTTTCGGCGAAGAGGTCATTACAGCCGGGCAACTGCTCAAGAACGGCCAGCCGATTGCGCCGAAACACCCTGCCGAAGCCGTTGCGCTGGGCATTGCCTATGTACCCGAAGAGCGCAAAAGTCAGGGTATTTTTGCCGAGATGAGTGTGGAAGAAAACATTGTGGTGGCGCAACAGGCAACGGTCTGGCACCGAACCGCCGAAGCCCACCAGACAGCTACTCATTTCGTGCAGCAACTCGGTATCCGAACGCCGTCTATCCGCCAGCCTGTGGGCAAACTGAGCGGGGGCAACCAGCAGAAAGTGGTGCTGGCCCGCTGGCTCAGCCTCCGGCCCGACGTGCTGCTGGTCGATGAGCCAACGCACGGCGTCGATGTTGGTGCTAAAGCTGACATCTATGACCTGCTGCGCCGGTTAGCGGCCAATGGAACGGCTATACTGCTCATTTCAAGCGAATTGCCCGAACTGCTCCGGCTGGCCGACCGGGTTTTGGTTTTGCACGAAGGGCGGCTTTGTGCCACCCTGCCCCGCGCCGACGCCACCGAAGAAACAATTATGTATCATGCATCGGGCAGCTAA